In one Rutidosis leptorrhynchoides isolate AG116_Rl617_1_P2 chromosome 8, CSIRO_AGI_Rlap_v1, whole genome shotgun sequence genomic region, the following are encoded:
- the LOC139864028 gene encoding uncharacterized protein yields the protein MTGDEAKKSNDVISGTFSINSKPVRVLFDSGASRSFISLLCADKLNVSKSNLESPLEAEIAYGKTFQAVYVYKNYEVDFGSTISKIDLIPMNFGEFDVIIGMDCLDHNRADIACHDKCIRLRTLSGGELIICSEKRRRHVPICTYVRARRLLTSGCVANLVHVVDVQEESLSIKSILVVCDFEDVFLKDLPGVPPERQVEFHMDLVPGANLIAKTRYHLAQTEMQELISQT from the coding sequence atgaccggTGATGAAGCTAAGAAATCCAACGATGTTATTTCGGGTACATTTTCGATAAACTCTAAGCCCGTAAGGGTACTTTTTGATTCTGGTGCTAGTCGATCTTTTATTTCTTTATTATGTGCCGATAAGTTGAATGTGTCAAAGTCAAATTTGGAGTCTCCGTTAGAAGCCGAAATAGCGTATGGCAAGACTTTCCAAGCGGTATATGTGTATAAGAATTATGAAGTTGACTTTGGGTCGACTATTtcgaaaattgatttgatacccatgaaTTTCGGTGAGTTTGATGTCATTATTGGCATGGATtgtctcgatcataatagagccgacatAGCATGTCATGATAAATGTATCCGACTaagaaccctaagtgggggagagttaattatttgtAGTGAAAAGCGACGAAGGCATGTGCCCATTTGTACGTATGTGCGGGCACGACGACTTCTTACTAGCGGATGCGTGGCTAACCTCGTACATGTTGTTGATGTTCAAGAGGAGTCGCTGTCCATTAAGAGTATTCTGGTTGTGTGTGACTTTGAAGACGTGTTTTTGAAAGATTTACCGGGCGTTCCGCCGGAAAGGCAAGTAGAGTTTCACATGGATTTGGTTCCGGGTGCTAATCTCATTGCTAAGACACGTTATCATCTAGCCCAGACCGAGATGCAAGAGCTAATAAGCCAAACCTAA